In a genomic window of Ipomoea triloba cultivar NCNSP0323 chromosome 3, ASM357664v1:
- the LOC116011740 gene encoding BTB/POZ domain-containing protein At2g13690-like → MSDTRLKSRHQRRSEHPPPPPHRRRSWCCSFAVPPHSPDNPTSVHSSSKNPSSQKNELPFLGKSSISFPNSPQSQGSSKPNSLVVVTRIGPRRILSPGRVSPIDSLDETLLAPNPTLRGRGHSPSASIEIAKSPMPRECEVSSDDNAVREGGNLGIFDVRLNLKGKNGGGSLVLELSSQVLTANTLVFADLIADFRKKSKGLCRIEVPDVDNLGIFRETIELMFEEDIPKRLLKIGVYRTIDVLEVSASIKFTRGILSCLEYIEAMPWTEEEEEKLRNLFAKVKFDDETISRDIVARLYTQDSLDSQQKLARNLVLSVTTCNDANARNELKPLVKGLLCKNSFYEKECPDLNTEDIFAICRSCLGSLVTLLEEATSTNPSRKLAKEKDKPLIERISNQVDNINWLLEILLDHQMAEGLVDMWTHQVKLLHLHKCASPMLRYELSRVSAKLFIAMGTRKMHCRSETRLGLTQAWFKPMLLDFGWLQRCKKGLDIKALEEAMGQALLTLPLKEQYMLFMDWFRYFSKNGTECPNLSKAFQIWWRRSFLRGSDPYAVESR, encoded by the exons ATGTCCGACACGCGCCTCAAATCCCGCCACCAGCGCCGCTCCGAGCATCCCCCACCTCCGCCGCATCGCCGCCGTTCGTGGTGTTGCTCTTTTGCCGTCCCGCCCCACAGCCCTGACAACCCCACTTCAGTTCACTCCTCCTCCAAGAACCCATCTTCTCAGAAGAACGAGCTGCCCTTCCTTGGGAAATCCTCCATTTCCTTCCCCAACTCGCCGCAGTCTCAGGGCAGCTCCAAGCCCAACAGCCTCGTCGTCGTCACCCGGATCGGACCCCGCAGGATCCTCTCTCCGGGTCGGGTCTCTCCCATAGATTCTCTCGACGAGACACTACTAGCTCCAAATCCAACACTCCGCGGCCGCGGCCACTCCCCTTCAGCCTCCATTGAGATTGCTAAATCCCCGATGCCTCGCGAGTGTGAGGTTTCTTCCGATGATAATGCGGTGAGGGAGGGGGGTAATTTGGGAATCTTCGACGTGAGGCTGAATCTGAAGGGCAAGAATGGTGGTGGTAGCTTGGTGTTGGAGCTCAGCTCCCAGGTTCTTACTGCAAACACCTTGGTTTTCGCAGATTTGATCGCGGATTTTAGGAAAAAATCCAAGGGTTTGTGTAGGATTGAGGTCCCCGATGTGGATAATCTGGGCATTTTCCGTGAGACAATTGAGCTTATGTTTGAGGAAGATATTCCCAAAAGGCTCCTAAAGATCGGGGTATATCGCACCATTGATGTGCTGGAG gtATCAGCAAGCATTAAGTTCACCAGAGGCATTTTGTCATGCCTAGAATACATTGAGGCCATGCCTTGGActgaagaggaagaggaaaaacTCAGGAACTTATTTGCTAAAGTTAAGTTTGATGATGAAACAATATCTAGAGATATTGTGGCCAGACTCTATACCCAAGACTCACTGGATTCTCAACAAAAATTGGCTAGGAATCTTGTTTTGTCAGTAACTACCTGTAATGATGCCAATGCCAGAAATGAGCTAAAACCTCTAGTCAAAGGTCTCCTGTGCAAAAATTCCTTCTATGAAAAGGAGTGTCCTGATCTGAACACAGAGGATATCTTTGCTATTTGTAGGTCTTGCCTAGGTTCACTGGTCACTCTGCTCGAGGAGGCCACTAGCACCAATCCATCTAGGAAATTGGCCAAGGAGAAAGATAAGCCATTGATTGAGCGAATATCAAATCAGGTGGACAACATCAATTGGCTACTTGAAATTTTGCTTGATCACCAGATGGCAGAGGGGTTGGTTGACATGTGGACGCATCAAGTGAAGTTGCTTCACCTGCATAAGTGTGCATCTCCAATGCTTAGGTATGAGCTCAGCCGGGTTTCTGCAAAGTTGTTCATTGCAATGGGCACTAGAAAAATGCATTGTCGGTCAGAAACAAGGTTAGGGTTAACGCAGGCATGGTTCAAACCAATGCTACTGGACTTTGGTTGGCTACAGAGGTGTAAAAAAGGCCTAGACATAAAGGCATTGGAGGAAGCGATGGGGCAAGCGCTCTTAACTCTTCCTTTGAAAGAGCAATACATGCTGTTTATGGATTGGTTCAGGTATTTCTCCAAGAATGGCACTGAATGCCCTAATCTTAGCAAAGCATTCCAGATTTGGTGGCGGAGATCATTCCTCAGAGGCTCGGACCCCTACGCTGTTGAATCTAGGTAA